A section of the Aminiphilus circumscriptus DSM 16581 genome encodes:
- a CDS encoding bifunctional 2-keto-4-hydroxyglutarate aldolase/2-keto-3-deoxy-6-phosphogluconate aldolase: protein MLPIAKYQILDAIHEKGVVAVIRASDKEKGLGVANAVYEGGIPAIEVAMTVPGALELMAFLAGHHRGSSLILGAGTVLDAPTARACILAGARYIISPNLSEEVAFCCNRYGVPYMPGVGSVTELVRAMELGVDVVKVFPGECLGPEFVKAVHGPLPHARMMPTGGVSEENLETWFKAGAFAVGMGSSLTKAGGGENDPQAVRDAAARVVAEIARIRKNR from the coding sequence ATGTTGCCCATCGCCAAGTACCAGATCCTCGACGCGATCCATGAAAAGGGAGTCGTGGCAGTCATTCGGGCCAGCGACAAGGAAAAGGGGCTCGGAGTGGCCAATGCCGTCTACGAAGGCGGCATTCCCGCCATCGAAGTCGCCATGACCGTTCCGGGAGCGCTGGAACTCATGGCCTTTCTCGCCGGGCACCACCGGGGCTCCTCGCTTATCCTCGGCGCGGGGACGGTCCTCGACGCCCCGACGGCCCGGGCGTGCATTCTCGCGGGAGCCCGGTACATCATCTCCCCCAACCTCTCCGAAGAGGTGGCGTTCTGCTGCAACCGCTACGGGGTTCCCTACATGCCCGGCGTGGGAAGCGTGACGGAACTCGTCCGGGCCATGGAACTCGGTGTGGACGTGGTGAAGGTCTTTCCCGGCGAATGCCTTGGCCCCGAGTTCGTGAAGGCCGTCCACGGCCCGCTGCCCCACGCCCGCATGATGCCCACGGGAGGCGTGTCGGAGGAGAACCTGGAAACCTGGTTCAAGGCAGGCGCCTTTGCCGTGGGCATGGGAAGCTCCCTCACCAAGGCGGGCGGGGGCGAGAACGATCCGCAGGCCGTCCGCGACGCGGCGGCCCGTGTCGTGGCGGAAATCGCCCGGATTCGAAAAAACCGCTAG
- a CDS encoding branched-chain amino acid ABC transporter permease translates to MRETLQLLIYGVQLGVIYALIALGYTMVYGIINLINFAHGDLVMIGAFVAYFAAELLGANFPLAIFLAMLIPACLSVAIERLAYRPLRNKPRLSALITAIGVSIFLENFPRMLPFIGPNYRPFPMLIPFKNFTLPTGAVLNSIQIVNILVSVALMVALTYIVHRTKVGRAMRAVSFNKDAASLMGINVNRIIAVTFFLGAALAGAGGVLYSMTYPMIDVLMGIWLGTKAFIAAVLGGIGSVPGAMLGGLIMGICEVVATALYSELGYGSGFVILILILLFRPAGLLGKVKIEKV, encoded by the coding sequence GTGCGAGAAACACTTCAGCTTCTCATCTACGGCGTGCAGTTGGGCGTCATCTACGCCCTCATCGCGCTGGGCTACACCATGGTCTACGGCATCATCAACCTGATCAATTTCGCCCACGGCGACCTGGTCATGATCGGGGCCTTCGTGGCTTACTTCGCCGCGGAACTCCTGGGGGCGAATTTCCCCCTGGCCATCTTCCTGGCCATGCTCATCCCCGCCTGCCTGAGCGTGGCCATCGAGCGCCTCGCCTACCGGCCGCTGCGGAACAAGCCGCGCCTTTCGGCTCTCATCACCGCCATCGGCGTGTCCATCTTTCTCGAGAATTTTCCCCGCATGCTGCCCTTCATCGGTCCCAACTACCGGCCGTTTCCCATGCTCATCCCCTTCAAGAACTTCACTCTTCCCACGGGAGCGGTGCTGAACTCCATCCAGATCGTGAACATTCTCGTCTCCGTCGCCCTCATGGTGGCACTCACCTACATCGTGCACCGCACCAAAGTCGGACGGGCGATGCGAGCCGTTTCCTTCAATAAAGACGCGGCATCACTCATGGGTATCAACGTGAACCGCATCATCGCCGTGACCTTCTTCCTCGGCGCGGCCCTGGCCGGAGCGGGAGGCGTCCTGTACTCCATGACCTATCCCATGATCGACGTTCTCATGGGCATCTGGCTCGGCACCAAAGCCTTCATCGCGGCGGTCCTGGGGGGCATCGGCTCCGTTCCCGGGGCGATGCTGGGCGGGCTGATCATGGGCATCTGCGAGGTCGTGGCCACAGCCCTCTATTCTGAGCTGGGATACGGATCGGGATTCGTGATCCTCATCCTCATTCTTCTCTTCCGCCCCGCGGGGCTGCTCGGCAAGGTCAAGATCGAAAAGGTGTAG
- a CDS encoding GntR family transcriptional regulator produces the protein MPRGRVESKARDEIFRLIVERELAPGTRITEVFLAEKLGISRTPVRIALRELIAEGLLERDSTRGCIIPPLESEDMRHVFSLREKLEGMAAVQAAEHASPEDVESLERILEEGAEDYTGWRREAFARHNEEFHRRIARMSGNAYLEKYIGECFWRSQIYVFFFDTFFLFGAEKGTLEATPYYGTSFTEHGEILAAIRERRCEDAGLAMERHVRASYTLLIKKP, from the coding sequence ATGCCGAGAGGACGTGTCGAATCGAAGGCCCGGGACGAGATCTTTCGTCTCATCGTGGAACGCGAACTCGCCCCGGGAACGAGAATCACCGAAGTGTTCCTTGCGGAGAAGCTGGGCATCAGCCGCACCCCCGTTCGCATCGCTCTTCGGGAGCTCATCGCCGAAGGGTTGCTGGAGCGGGACAGCACCAGAGGGTGCATCATTCCTCCGCTGGAGTCGGAGGACATGCGCCACGTCTTCTCCCTTCGGGAGAAGCTGGAGGGAATGGCTGCGGTGCAGGCTGCGGAGCATGCTTCCCCCGAGGACGTGGAGAGCCTGGAGCGGATCCTCGAGGAAGGAGCGGAGGACTACACGGGGTGGCGCAGAGAGGCCTTCGCCAGACACAACGAGGAATTTCACCGGCGCATCGCTCGCATGAGCGGCAATGCCTATCTGGAGAAATACATCGGTGAATGTTTCTGGCGGTCCCAGATCTACGTGTTTTTCTTCGATACCTTTTTCCTCTTCGGTGCCGAAAAGGGAACCCTGGAGGCCACGCCCTACTATGGAACGTCCTTTACGGAACACGGGGAAATTCTCGCGGCCATCCGGGAACGTCGCTGCGAGGATGCGGGGCTGGCCATGGAACGGCATGTGAGGGCTTCGTACACGTTGCTGATCAAAAAACCGTGA
- a CDS encoding IclR family transcriptional regulator, with amino-acid sequence MTGAADSSNIRVLDRALAVLNALVDFREDAGVTEIASTVALSKATVHRILVTLEAHRVVLRTENGRYRMGSAPLLWAETYRRQTDLVTLAKPVLKNLLQEVGETIHLSRFQNGETFYLDKLESSHPVGMRSRIGATLAMYCTAAGRAILASLPQAELDLYLRSVPLVSRTERTLTNQKELLAMLRTVRERGWAEENQENEEGIRCVGAAILNTKGYPVGALSISAPAYRFVDDQLRPLGEKVLEAARTISKLLGYDGVPPSYP; translated from the coding sequence ATGACCGGCGCTGCGGACTCCTCGAACATCAGGGTTCTCGACCGCGCCCTGGCCGTTCTCAACGCTCTGGTGGACTTCCGCGAGGACGCGGGCGTCACGGAGATCGCCTCCACCGTGGCCCTTTCAAAGGCGACGGTGCACCGCATCCTCGTCACCCTCGAAGCGCACCGGGTGGTGCTCCGCACGGAGAACGGCCGCTACCGGATGGGATCGGCGCCGCTTTTGTGGGCCGAGACCTATCGGCGTCAGACCGATCTGGTCACCCTGGCAAAACCCGTCCTGAAGAACCTCCTCCAGGAAGTGGGGGAGACGATCCATCTCTCCCGGTTTCAGAACGGAGAGACCTTCTATCTGGACAAGCTCGAATCCTCCCATCCCGTGGGCATGCGCTCCCGCATCGGCGCGACCCTCGCCATGTACTGCACCGCCGCGGGAAGGGCCATTCTGGCGAGCCTTCCCCAGGCCGAGCTGGATCTCTATCTCCGCTCCGTTCCCCTCGTCTCCCGTACGGAACGGACCCTCACGAACCAAAAGGAACTTCTCGCCATGCTCCGCACCGTTCGGGAACGAGGATGGGCGGAGGAAAACCAGGAGAACGAGGAGGGGATCCGTTGCGTGGGAGCGGCCATCCTGAACACCAAGGGCTACCCCGTTGGAGCGTTGAGCATCTCCGCGCCGGCCTATCGCTTCGTTGACGATCAGCTTCGCCCCCTGGGAGAAAAGGTCCTCGAAGCGGCCAGGACGATTTCGAAACTGTTGGGATACGACGGCGTTCCGCCATCGTATCCGTGA
- a CDS encoding ABC transporter substrate-binding protein, which translates to MKRNLLLSLCALLVVTLFGGMAFAADQIKIGVVAPITGQNAIGGQYIKNGVELAVKEFAPDGLEVGGKKYEVKVIFEDNENKPDITANAFRKLIDQDEVVAIVGPDASSTSLAGGPIAQAAEVPVVTTFATNPKVTQVGDYIFRACFIDPFQGSVMAKYVMENLKATKAAILYNNGNDFSKGLTEFFKQSFEAMGGKVVALEAYGGSDIRDFNAQLNNIKASDAEVLYLPNAFFETGLQMNQARKAGITVPFVGGDGWDSPDLPKIAAGAEEGAAFTAAFSHEAQRPEVQAFVEKYKENYGTVPNSNAVLAYEATAIVLKGLKDAGKVEGPALRDAIAAIDIDLPSGKIKFDENRNPQKAAVIMQFIGGNTTYVTTINP; encoded by the coding sequence ATGAAGAGAAATCTGCTCCTGTCCCTGTGCGCACTGCTAGTGGTCACGCTTTTCGGCGGCATGGCCTTCGCCGCCGATCAGATCAAGATCGGCGTGGTGGCTCCCATCACCGGGCAGAATGCCATCGGCGGCCAATACATCAAGAACGGCGTCGAACTGGCCGTAAAGGAATTCGCCCCCGACGGGCTCGAGGTCGGCGGCAAGAAGTACGAGGTGAAGGTGATCTTCGAGGACAACGAGAACAAGCCCGACATCACCGCCAACGCCTTTCGGAAGCTCATCGACCAGGACGAGGTGGTGGCCATCGTCGGTCCCGACGCCTCCTCCACCTCTCTCGCGGGGGGCCCCATCGCCCAGGCTGCGGAAGTTCCCGTGGTGACTACCTTCGCCACGAACCCCAAGGTCACCCAGGTGGGGGACTACATCTTCCGGGCCTGCTTCATCGACCCCTTCCAGGGAAGTGTCATGGCCAAGTATGTCATGGAGAACCTCAAGGCAACGAAGGCCGCTATCCTCTACAACAACGGCAATGACTTCTCCAAGGGGCTCACGGAGTTCTTCAAGCAGAGCTTCGAGGCCATGGGCGGCAAGGTCGTCGCACTCGAGGCCTACGGCGGCTCGGACATCCGGGATTTCAACGCCCAGCTCAACAACATCAAGGCCAGCGACGCGGAAGTGCTCTACCTGCCCAACGCGTTCTTCGAGACAGGACTCCAGATGAACCAGGCCCGCAAGGCGGGCATCACCGTTCCCTTCGTGGGCGGCGACGGCTGGGACAGCCCGGACCTTCCGAAGATCGCCGCGGGAGCCGAGGAGGGCGCGGCCTTCACCGCCGCCTTCTCCCACGAGGCACAGCGCCCGGAAGTGCAGGCCTTCGTCGAGAAGTACAAGGAGAACTACGGCACGGTGCCCAATTCCAACGCAGTCCTCGCCTACGAGGCCACGGCCATCGTCCTCAAGGGACTGAAGGACGCGGGCAAGGTGGAAGGTCCCGCCCTGCGGGACGCCATCGCCGCCATCGACATCGATCTCCCCTCGGGGAAGATCAAGTTCGACGAGAACCGCAATCCCCAGAAAGCGGCGGTGATCATGCAGTTCATCGGCGGCAACACCACCTACGTTACCACCATCAATCCGTAG
- a CDS encoding branched-chain amino acid ABC transporter permease, translating into MDTLRKYLPILGLAAFYLLVMALRKAGILTSYYVQILMFAMINCMVTLGLNLINGFTGQFSIGQAGFVAVGGYTSAAVTTLLLPSSVLVPALRPLVFLVSVLIGGIVAGIFGYLIGKPSLRLKGDYLAIVTLAFGEIIRSLIRLIPQVGGPRGFSGIPRYSNLLWIVLFFGATVWILRNYIYSAFGRACIACREDELAAGTMGVNTTKYKVMAFTIGSAIAGVAGGLLAHLLGYLHPDQFNYLKSIDFLVYLYAGGAGSMTGSIMGATLLTILPEMLRFLSGWRLVIYGIALVFLMLFRPQGIYGGKELPFLVPKIRRPEGYEGGQ; encoded by the coding sequence ATGGACACCCTACGAAAATATCTCCCGATTCTCGGGCTCGCCGCCTTCTACCTCCTCGTCATGGCACTGCGCAAGGCGGGGATTCTGACCTCCTACTACGTGCAGATTCTTATGTTCGCCATGATCAACTGCATGGTCACCCTGGGATTGAACCTCATCAACGGCTTCACGGGGCAGTTCTCCATAGGCCAGGCGGGGTTCGTGGCCGTGGGGGGGTACACCTCCGCGGCGGTGACGACCCTGCTTCTTCCCTCGTCGGTGCTCGTTCCGGCCCTCCGCCCCCTGGTCTTTCTCGTCTCCGTCCTCATCGGGGGCATCGTGGCGGGAATCTTCGGCTACCTCATCGGCAAGCCCTCCCTGCGCCTCAAGGGAGACTATCTGGCCATCGTGACCCTGGCCTTCGGGGAGATCATCCGTTCCCTCATCCGGCTCATTCCCCAGGTGGGCGGGCCGCGGGGCTTCTCGGGGATTCCCCGGTACAGCAACCTCCTCTGGATCGTGCTCTTCTTCGGCGCCACCGTCTGGATTCTGCGGAACTACATCTACTCCGCCTTCGGAAGAGCCTGCATCGCCTGCCGCGAGGACGAACTCGCCGCGGGCACCATGGGCGTGAACACCACCAAGTACAAGGTCATGGCCTTCACCATCGGTTCCGCCATCGCCGGTGTGGCCGGAGGGCTCCTGGCGCATCTGCTGGGCTATCTCCATCCCGACCAGTTCAACTACCTCAAGTCCATCGATTTTCTCGTCTACCTCTATGCGGGTGGCGCGGGAAGCATGACGGGCTCCATCATGGGAGCGACACTGCTGACGATTCTTCCCGAAATGCTGCGCTTCCTCTCGGGATGGCGCCTCGTCATCTACGGCATCGCCCTGGTCTTCCTGATGCTCTTCAGGCCGCAGGGCATTTACGGCGGCAAGGAGCTTCCTTTCCTTGTCCCGAAGATCCGGCGTCCCGAAGGCTACGAAGGGGGGCAGTGA
- a CDS encoding HpcH/HpaI aldolase family protein, which produces MKNRIKEMLAAGKPVMGTFITLNSPDLVEIAGIAGFDFVIIDAEHGPMDPESLQNLLRGAELRGATPVVRIPETSDTWILKTLDVGAQGIQLPQVNSAEQAARIVRGAKYFPLGNRGVALPRSSSYGLIPLDRAFEEANRETLIVTHCENVLGLKALPEIAAVEGVDVLFVGPYDLSQSLGIPGQIDHPDMKSAIAQVLSVARNAGKPTGIFVTSPEEALRRLDEGFLYIAWSVDGLIFGDACRTALRIMRGNRA; this is translated from the coding sequence ATGAAGAACAGGATCAAGGAAATGCTCGCCGCGGGAAAACCCGTCATGGGAACCTTCATCACGCTGAACTCTCCGGATCTTGTGGAGATCGCGGGCATCGCCGGATTCGATTTCGTCATCATCGACGCGGAACACGGCCCGATGGATCCGGAGTCCCTCCAGAATCTCCTGCGGGGGGCAGAACTGCGGGGAGCCACGCCGGTGGTGCGCATTCCCGAGACGAGCGACACCTGGATTCTCAAAACCCTCGACGTGGGAGCCCAGGGGATCCAGCTCCCCCAGGTGAACAGCGCCGAACAGGCGGCGCGCATCGTTCGGGGAGCCAAGTATTTTCCCCTCGGCAACAGGGGCGTGGCGCTTCCCCGATCCTCCTCCTACGGCCTCATCCCCTTGGACCGCGCCTTCGAGGAAGCCAACCGGGAGACCCTCATCGTGACCCACTGCGAAAACGTGCTCGGCCTGAAGGCGCTTCCGGAGATCGCCGCCGTGGAGGGCGTGGACGTGCTCTTCGTAGGCCCCTACGACCTCTCCCAGTCCCTGGGCATTCCCGGACAGATCGACCATCCGGACATGAAAAGCGCCATCGCCCAAGTCCTCTCCGTGGCCCGCAACGCGGGAAAACCCACGGGGATCTTCGTCACCTCCCCCGAGGAAGCGCTTCGTCGCCTCGATGAAGGCTTTCTCTACATCGCCTGGAGCGTGGACGGCCTGATCTTCGGAGACGCCTGCCGCACCGCGCTGCGGATCATGCGCGGAAACAGGGCATGA
- a CDS encoding ABC transporter ATP-binding protein yields the protein MLDVKDLRVAYGAIEAVKGVSFSVEKGEIVTLVGANGAGKTSILRAISGLVPAKTGEILYQGRNLVGVPPHDIVSAGITHVPEGRLVFPNLTVEDNLLLGSYIRKDTAAIAEDMERVFSLFSRLKERRHQEAGTLSGGEQQMLAVGRALMGRGTLMILDEPSMGLAPILVEEVFRTIVEVRKSGMTILLVEQNANMALAIADRGYVLETGRIVLSGKASDLAAMDEVRAAYLGR from the coding sequence ATGCTCGACGTGAAGGACCTCCGCGTCGCCTATGGCGCCATCGAGGCCGTGAAGGGCGTCTCCTTCTCCGTGGAAAAGGGGGAGATCGTCACGCTCGTGGGCGCCAACGGCGCGGGCAAGACGAGCATCCTCCGGGCCATCTCAGGCCTCGTTCCGGCCAAAACGGGGGAGATCCTCTACCAGGGGCGAAACCTCGTGGGCGTTCCTCCTCACGACATCGTCAGCGCCGGCATCACCCACGTTCCGGAGGGACGCCTCGTCTTTCCCAATCTCACCGTGGAGGACAACCTGCTTCTGGGTTCCTACATCCGCAAGGACACCGCCGCCATCGCCGAGGACATGGAGAGAGTCTTCTCGCTCTTTTCCCGTCTCAAGGAACGGCGGCATCAGGAGGCGGGTACTCTTTCCGGAGGCGAGCAGCAGATGCTCGCCGTGGGCAGAGCCCTCATGGGACGGGGAACGCTCATGATTCTCGACGAACCCTCCATGGGACTCGCGCCGATCCTCGTCGAGGAGGTCTTCCGGACCATCGTGGAAGTCCGCAAGTCCGGCATGACCATTCTCCTGGTGGAGCAGAACGCCAACATGGCCCTCGCCATCGCCGACCGGGGCTATGTCCTTGAGACGGGGCGCATTGTCCTCAGCGGCAAGGCGTCGGACCTGGCCGCCATGGACGAGGTACGTGCGGCCTACCTGGGGCGCTGA
- a CDS encoding sugar kinase, giving the protein MSKIVTFGELMLRLSPPHHEMFLQTPGFVATFGGAEANAAVSLANYGEDVAFVTALPPNPIGDAAIRELRGFGVNTSFIRRSGERMGIYYTQTGACARPSVVLYDRNHSAIAESMPGEFDWDVILEGTEWFHVTGITPAISEGTALATLEALEACRRKNITVSCDLNYRKKLWKWGKKPSEVMPEIVRFVSVLIGNEEDCQKTLGIEVDVDVTAGELEAESYRKLAKEVLAAYPNLRILAVSLRESLSADSNNWSGILADRDNFFVSRKYAINDIVDRIGGGDSFGSGLIYGLRRLAGPREALEFAVGASALKHTIPGDFNRISVSDVLTLVGGDASGRVQR; this is encoded by the coding sequence ATGTCGAAAATCGTCACTTTCGGAGAACTCATGCTCCGTCTTTCCCCACCGCACCACGAAATGTTCCTCCAGACGCCGGGCTTCGTGGCCACCTTCGGCGGGGCCGAGGCCAACGCGGCGGTCTCCCTCGCCAACTACGGCGAGGACGTGGCCTTCGTGACGGCCCTGCCTCCGAACCCCATCGGCGACGCGGCCATCCGGGAACTCCGGGGCTTCGGGGTAAACACATCCTTCATCCGGCGCTCGGGAGAACGGATGGGCATCTACTACACCCAGACCGGTGCCTGCGCCCGCCCCTCGGTGGTGCTCTACGACAGGAACCATTCCGCCATCGCGGAGAGCATGCCCGGCGAGTTTGACTGGGACGTCATTCTGGAGGGGACCGAATGGTTCCACGTGACGGGAATCACCCCCGCCATCTCCGAGGGAACCGCCCTGGCGACTCTTGAGGCGCTGGAGGCGTGCCGCAGGAAGAACATCACCGTCTCCTGCGATCTGAACTACCGCAAGAAACTCTGGAAATGGGGGAAAAAACCCTCGGAGGTCATGCCCGAGATCGTCCGCTTCGTCTCGGTCCTCATCGGCAACGAGGAGGACTGCCAGAAGACTCTGGGCATCGAGGTCGACGTGGACGTCACGGCGGGCGAACTCGAGGCGGAGAGTTACCGAAAGCTCGCGAAGGAGGTGCTCGCGGCCTATCCGAACCTCCGTATCCTCGCCGTCTCCCTCCGGGAGAGCCTCAGCGCGGACAGCAACAACTGGTCGGGCATTCTCGCCGACCGGGACAATTTCTTCGTGAGCCGGAAATACGCCATCAACGACATCGTGGATCGCATCGGCGGCGGCGATTCCTTCGGCTCCGGACTGATCTACGGCCTCCGCAGGCTCGCCGGCCCCCGGGAGGCGCTGGAATTCGCCGTGGGCGCCTCGGCCCTGAAGCACACCATCCCCGGCGACTTCAACCGCATCTCCGTTTCGGACGTGCTCACTCTCGTGGGCGGGGATGCCAGCGGCAGAGTCCAGCGCTGA
- a CDS encoding ABC transporter ATP-binding protein: MTTPQDTSRPILDVRNLSIAFGGLKAVTNFTLSLPEGELAGLIGPNGAGKTTVFNMLTGIYAPTEGEILFRGESLVGKPTHDYTIRGIARTFQNIRLFKNLSALDNIKIARHPRITYGLVPAFLRSRSVAETERQVEEECLVLLEKLNLLPFADTLATNLPYGIQRRLEIARALATSPKLLLLDEPAAGMNPQEVDTLADSITWIRKEFQVTILLIEHHMQLVMEICNRISVLNFGVTIAEGQPEDIKNDPKVIEAYLGKGGKVA, translated from the coding sequence ATGACGACTCCACAGGACACATCCCGGCCGATTCTCGACGTGCGTAACCTGAGCATCGCCTTCGGCGGTCTGAAGGCGGTGACGAACTTCACGCTCTCCCTTCCGGAGGGAGAGCTGGCGGGGCTCATCGGACCCAATGGAGCGGGGAAGACCACGGTCTTCAACATGCTCACGGGTATCTACGCGCCCACGGAAGGAGAAATCCTCTTCCGCGGTGAAAGTCTGGTGGGGAAACCCACCCACGACTACACGATCCGGGGCATCGCCAGAACGTTCCAGAACATCCGCCTCTTCAAGAATCTGTCCGCCCTGGACAACATCAAGATCGCCCGGCATCCCCGGATCACCTACGGGCTCGTTCCCGCCTTCCTGCGCTCTCGAAGCGTGGCGGAGACGGAACGCCAGGTGGAGGAGGAGTGCCTCGTCCTCCTGGAGAAACTCAACCTGCTTCCCTTCGCCGACACGCTGGCCACGAACCTGCCCTACGGCATCCAGCGGCGGCTCGAAATCGCCCGTGCCCTGGCCACTTCGCCGAAGCTCCTTCTTCTGGACGAGCCCGCAGCGGGGATGAATCCCCAGGAGGTGGACACCCTGGCGGACTCCATCACCTGGATCAGAAAAGAGTTTCAGGTGACGATCCTCCTCATCGAGCACCACATGCAGCTCGTCATGGAGATCTGCAACCGCATTTCCGTCCTGAACTTCGGCGTCACCATCGCCGAGGGACAACCCGAGGACATCAAGAACGACCCGAAGGTCATCGAAGCCTATCTCGGCAAAGGGGGGAAGGTGGCATGA
- a CDS encoding pyridoxal phosphate-dependent aminotransferase, which translates to MHLSNRSRTNPPSGIRTMFALAANYPDAANLGVGEPNYATPEHIVERAVRALREGATKYTPNAGIAELRKALAAKLAAENAIPGTERNILVATGACETLMLCISSLLDPGDELLIPDPCWPNYLGQVHLAGGVAVPVRTYAEDAFHMRAKSLEEAITPRTKALLLNSPSNPTGAVLRREELSDIAEVIRRHDLAVISDEPYEHLLYDGRVHVSLASLPGMADRVLTVNSFSKTYAMTGWRVGFVHGPEEIIASMARLQENFSSCVNAAAQVACLAALDGPQDAVEKMRLGYQRRRDLLVEGLRSIPGVRCHMPEGAFYAFPDISAFGKSSEEMARLLLEKAGVVTVPGNAFGAAGEGFLRLSFAASETTIETALERMRAFLTSLA; encoded by the coding sequence ATGCATCTGAGCAATCGATCCCGCACGAACCCCCCTTCGGGAATCCGCACCATGTTCGCTCTCGCCGCAAACTATCCCGACGCGGCCAATCTCGGCGTGGGAGAGCCGAACTACGCCACACCGGAGCACATTGTGGAGCGGGCCGTCCGGGCCCTCCGCGAGGGAGCGACGAAATACACCCCCAACGCGGGTATTGCGGAACTCCGCAAGGCTCTGGCGGCAAAGCTCGCCGCGGAAAACGCCATTCCGGGAACGGAGCGCAACATCCTGGTGGCGACGGGCGCCTGCGAGACACTCATGCTCTGCATCTCCTCCCTGCTCGATCCCGGGGACGAGCTGCTCATCCCCGATCCCTGCTGGCCGAACTATCTCGGCCAGGTCCACCTCGCGGGCGGGGTGGCGGTCCCCGTGCGCACCTACGCCGAGGACGCCTTCCACATGAGGGCGAAATCCCTTGAAGAGGCCATTACTCCCCGCACGAAGGCGCTTCTTCTCAACTCACCCTCCAATCCAACGGGAGCGGTGCTTCGCCGGGAGGAACTGTCGGACATCGCCGAGGTGATCCGTCGTCACGACCTTGCGGTCATCTCCGATGAACCCTACGAACACCTTCTCTACGACGGGCGCGTTCACGTGAGCCTTGCCTCTCTTCCCGGCATGGCCGACCGGGTTCTTACGGTGAACAGCTTCTCCAAGACCTACGCCATGACAGGGTGGCGAGTCGGCTTCGTGCACGGCCCGGAGGAGATCATCGCCTCCATGGCGCGGCTGCAGGAGAATTTCTCCTCCTGCGTCAATGCCGCCGCCCAGGTAGCTTGCCTCGCCGCTCTCGACGGCCCCCAGGATGCGGTGGAGAAGATGCGCCTCGGCTACCAGAGACGGCGGGATCTTCTCGTGGAAGGGCTCCGTTCCATTCCGGGCGTGCGTTGTCACATGCCCGAAGGGGCCTTCTACGCCTTCCCCGACATCTCCGCCTTCGGCAAAAGCTCCGAGGAGATGGCCCGGCTGCTGCTGGAGAAGGCCGGAGTGGTCACGGTCCCCGGAAACGCCTTCGGCGCCGCCGGAGAGGGGTTCTTGCGCCTCTCCTTCGCCGCCTCGGAGACGACCATCGAAACGGCGCTGGAGCGCATGAGAGCGTTTCTGACGTCTCTCGCATGA